CAGTACCAAATAAGTGGAACTCCAATAACGGTTGGCCAAAGCCAGCTCACGACCGGTGAGACAGCACTGAAGTTGACGACTGACACTGCAGTTACCGTAGCGATGTAGGCCCCCATCATTCGCCCGAGATGCTCAATCATCCATGGACCTTGTTGATCCGAACGACGGTACTCCCGGAGGTCAGTGATCCCAACAAGAAGGCCGATGGCACCGAAAACGACCATCACCGTTCCGAACGAGTCCCCACCGAGCAGAAATCCAGCCCCCCATCCCCCAAGGAATAGACACGCGACGACGACGAGAACTGCAGCTATCCAATCGATTCGCCCAACTGTATCCGATGCCCGTTTTCGGGAGAGAACTCGATACCCGGAAAACGCGAAGTAGCCGCTAAAGATGGCGACCAGCGTGAGAAATATTCGATTCGGGGTGGGGTCGAAAGCGAGTAATGGAAGGACAGTTCCGACGACCACGCCCATTGCTCCAACGTAGACCCGCCCGGCAAGCCGGTGACGGGTGCCGCCTTTTGTAGTGACGAGTGCACCGACTCCTGCGAGCAGTGCAATGACTCCCGCAATAATGTGTACCCAAAGTGTGACTGATTCAGAAGTCAGCATAGCATACGTTCGGGTGGCGAGATAATAGCTGTATTGAGTGTATATCCCACGAATACACCGGTTTCACGTGGTTGAGCCGTAAATGTAACTACAACGTAGTGTGTCTGTAGTAATTAATCTGAGGTGACGGTTTCTGAAAAATACACCGTGTGAGACAGGCGCCCTCCCTGAAACACCATTGGACAATACTTCAACTCAATAGCACGAAGACGGCCTTCAGGTGTCTCATCACAACCAACCTACTACTGAATGAGTAGATCGATATCGGAGGGCACTAACTACCCGACACACCCATAGGACGTCCTCACAGACGGGGAGTTGAACTTTTGCTGGAGGCGTGCTCAGTGCTCCCGAAACCGCACGACTTCGAGGGACGATTCATTTGACTTACCGCAGCCGACTCGGGTTGCGGGCAAACGAGATTGCACATTGAGCGTCTCGGCTATTGCGCTACGAGGACGACAGCAACACCGGCGAGCAGGAGCCCTGCGACTCTCGTTGTGGTGATTTCGTCTCCGAGCACGGCCATCCCGATGAGCGCTGCGACGACGAAATACATGGCACCGAGCGTCGAAACGACCGTCGTTGAGCCATGTGAGAGACCGACGTACATCGAGACGAAGCCGATTCCGGCGAACAATCCAGCCACGCCGGCGAGCGCCCCGCCTCGTGGCGTGATGGCCAGCGAGGCACCTGAGACGACAACGAACCCGACTGCAAGGAGGGTTGCGACGAGATACGATATCGCGGCAGCCGTCGTCGGGTCCATGGATTCCGAGGCGGCGTTTCCCACGACGATCCAGATTCCCCATGACACCATCGTCAGCGATCCGAACACCACGGCCGAATTCACCCCAGGGACTCCCATCGGTGCGTACGTTCCCCCTGTAACGGTAAAAGACTCCGTTTGTAGCAATTCTACTCATATACTCGAGAATCAGTCCGGGGTGGCATTCAGACGAATTACGACCCTATATCCTTCGGCGGTCGAAACGTTTCCTATCCGCGGTTGTCTGCAGTCGCTGGTGCCAGCCATAGGCCTCCCTCGAAGCGTGAAGGGACCTACCCCGTCAACACGCACCGCCGCCCGCACCGCCTGCTGCACCAGCTCCTGCACAGCTCGCGGCACTCGCGCTGGCACTCGCAGCGGCAGCCGTCCCGGC
This genomic interval from Halalkalicoccus subterraneus contains the following:
- a CDS encoding EamA family transporter, with the protein product MGVPGVNSAVVFGSLTMVSWGIWIVVGNAASESMDPTTAAAISYLVATLLAVGFVVVSGASLAITPRGGALAGVAGLFAGIGFVSMYVGLSHGSTTVVSTLGAMYFVVAALIGMAVLGDEITTTRVAGLLLAGVAVVLVAQ